ACTGGCGAGCATAGCTGTCGAATTGCTGTTTGGCATTTTGATCTTGAGTATCTAAGGAAAAGCCCTTCAGAGTACCCACAGCGCTCTCCAGCGAAGCCAATGTCTGGTGCAACTTTTGGCCTACAGTCACAATCTGAGCCTCCTTCCTGAAGTATTTCCGGATCCTACCCTAGCTTGCCCAGTTCGGAGACTAGTTATAGGCCGAAGACGCTCGCCCAAATAAAA
This Bacillota bacterium DNA region includes the following protein-coding sequences:
- a CDS encoding DUF1657 domain-containing protein, which encodes MTVGQKLHQTLASLESAVGTLKGFSLDTQDQNAKQQFDSYARQLDQIVQGLKSRTNYAESQEPSYKMSPQAGQNQPKGGGRLV